The Mycolicibacterium doricum genome includes a region encoding these proteins:
- a CDS encoding virulence factor Mce family protein, translated as MRTLQGSSRGRNGLKGILILILVVGVGQSVADVPVLFATPTYYAEFSDTGGINPGDKVRIAGVDLGSVRSMDIDGDKVVIGYSLGGTQIGTDSRAVIRTDTILGRRNLQIEPRGAEPLRVNGMLPLGQTTTPYQIYDAFFDVTKAASGWDTQTVRRSLNVLSETIDQTYPHLSAALDGVARFSDTIGERDDDIEHLLANANKIATVLGDRSEQINALLVNAQALLAAMNDRGQAIDQLLERVSAVSQQVMGLIDDNPNLNRVLEQLRTVSDILVARQTDLADALTTVSTFIASLAEALGSGPYFKVLLANLLPYQILQPFVDAAFKKRGIDPEQFWRDAGLPAFRFPDPNGQRFSNGAPPPAPVPLEGTPEHPGPAVPPGSPCSYTPPPDGLPRPGDPLPCADLTQGPYGPVPGGYGPPNVATSQPNAHGPQPSPGVPSAAIPGQPSPDVPGAPPPSTAPGPPGARTVPQPSAPAFTPAIAPLPPALPPPPAPGPGPQLPPVGSAPLPGNPPFLPPGSQQG; from the coding sequence ATGAGGACGCTTCAGGGGTCAAGTCGGGGCCGCAACGGGTTGAAGGGCATCCTCATCCTCATCCTCGTCGTCGGCGTGGGTCAAAGTGTCGCCGACGTGCCGGTGCTGTTCGCGACGCCGACGTACTACGCCGAGTTCTCCGACACCGGCGGGATCAACCCCGGCGACAAGGTGCGCATCGCCGGCGTGGACCTCGGGTCGGTGCGGTCGATGGACATCGACGGCGACAAGGTCGTGATCGGCTACTCGCTGGGTGGCACCCAGATCGGCACCGACAGCCGGGCGGTGATCCGCACCGACACCATCCTGGGTCGGCGCAACCTCCAGATCGAGCCGCGCGGCGCGGAACCGCTGCGCGTCAATGGCATGCTTCCGCTGGGGCAGACCACCACGCCGTATCAGATCTACGACGCGTTCTTCGACGTGACCAAGGCGGCCTCGGGCTGGGACACCCAGACCGTCAGGCGGTCACTGAACGTGCTGTCGGAAACCATCGACCAAACATATCCCCACCTGAGCGCCGCGCTCGACGGGGTGGCCCGGTTCTCCGACACCATCGGCGAACGCGACGACGACATCGAACACTTGTTGGCCAACGCCAACAAGATCGCCACTGTCCTGGGTGACCGCAGCGAGCAGATCAACGCGTTACTGGTCAACGCGCAGGCATTGCTGGCCGCGATGAACGACCGCGGCCAGGCGATCGACCAGCTGCTCGAACGGGTTTCGGCCGTATCACAGCAGGTGATGGGCCTTATCGACGACAACCCGAACCTCAACCGGGTACTTGAGCAGCTGCGCACCGTCAGCGACATTCTGGTCGCGCGCCAAACCGACTTGGCCGACGCGCTCACCACGGTGAGCACCTTCATCGCCTCGTTGGCCGAAGCGCTGGGTTCCGGGCCCTACTTCAAGGTGCTGTTGGCCAATCTCCTGCCCTACCAGATCCTGCAGCCGTTCGTCGACGCCGCCTTCAAGAAGCGCGGCATCGACCCCGAGCAGTTCTGGCGCGACGCCGGCCTGCCGGCATTCCGGTTCCCTGATCCCAACGGCCAGAGGTTCTCCAACGGGGCGCCGCCGCCGGCGCCGGTTCCGCTGGAGGGAACACCGGAGCATCCCGGCCCTGCGGTGCCACCCGGTTCACCCTGCTCCTACACCCCGCCGCCCGACGGCCTGCCACGGCCAGGGGACCCCTTGCCCTGCGCCGATCTGACCCAGGGGCCGTACGGGCCGGTGCCCGGTGGCTATGGGCCGCCGAACGTGGCGACTTCACAGCCGAATGCGCATGGCCCGCAGCCGTCGCCGGGTGTACCGAGCGCGGCGATCCCGGGCCAGCCGTCACCCGACGTTCCAGGGGCGCCCCCACCGTCAACGGCGCCCGGCCCGCCCGGTGCGCGCACGGTGCCGCAGCCTTCCGCACCGGCCTTCACACCGGCTATCGCCCCGTTACCGCCGGCGCTGCCCCCGCCGCCCGCACCGGGCCCCGGTCCGCAATTGCCGCCGGTCGGCAGTGCCCCGCTACCGGGCAACCCGCCGTTTCTGCCGCCAGGATCGCAGCAAGGATAG
- a CDS encoding virulence factor Mce family protein, whose translation MSTIFDMRNLRLPELSRASVIIGALIVVLAIVSAFLGWNFYQRLTTNTVVAYFSDTLALYSGDKVQIMGVKVGSIDGIEPAGDKLKVTFHYDSKYPVPANATASILNPSLVASRAIQLAPPYTGGPVMEDNAVIPIERTQVPVEYDELRDSINRILTDLGPTPEQPKGPFGDIIESAADGLAGKGEQLNTTLSSLSDAVYTLNEGRGDLFGVIKSLALFVNALHRSDQQFVALNDDLAQFTDAFTNTDQELATALTDLNQLLSDTRQFLDDNGDVLTHDVDNLAQATTAILQPEPKNGLENILHVVPTYGSNVLNMYEPTHSNLSGLPVIANFANPMQFICSAIQAGSRLGYQDSAELCAQYLGPILDAIKFNFPPFGLNAISTASTLPKQIAYSEDRLRPPPGYKDTTVPGIWARDTLFSHGNHEPGWIVAPGMQGVEVQPFTANMLTPDSLAELMGGPDIVPPPAPPAFGVPPGGNLPGPPNSYDEHNPLPPPWYPQPGPPPAAAPGVIPGDPLTATAPPVAAAPIPAGPLPAEAGAR comes from the coding sequence ATGTCAACAATCTTCGACATGCGAAATCTGCGGCTGCCCGAATTGTCCCGAGCATCGGTGATCATCGGCGCACTGATCGTGGTGCTGGCCATCGTGTCCGCCTTCTTGGGATGGAACTTCTACCAGAGGCTCACCACCAACACGGTCGTCGCCTACTTCTCCGACACGCTGGCGTTGTACTCGGGCGACAAGGTCCAGATCATGGGGGTCAAGGTCGGCTCGATCGACGGCATCGAACCCGCCGGCGACAAACTCAAGGTCACCTTCCACTACGACAGCAAGTACCCGGTGCCGGCCAACGCCACCGCATCGATCCTCAACCCCAGCCTGGTCGCGTCGCGCGCCATCCAGCTGGCCCCGCCCTACACCGGTGGGCCCGTGATGGAGGACAACGCGGTGATCCCGATCGAGCGCACCCAGGTGCCGGTCGAGTACGACGAGCTGCGCGACTCCATCAACCGCATCCTGACCGATCTGGGTCCCACACCCGAGCAGCCCAAGGGGCCGTTCGGCGACATCATCGAATCGGCCGCAGACGGACTCGCCGGCAAGGGCGAGCAACTCAACACGACGCTGAGTTCACTGTCCGACGCGGTGTACACCCTCAACGAGGGCCGCGGCGACCTGTTCGGCGTCATCAAGAGTTTGGCGCTGTTCGTCAACGCGCTACACCGAAGTGACCAACAGTTCGTCGCACTCAACGACGACCTCGCTCAGTTCACCGACGCGTTCACCAACACCGACCAGGAACTGGCCACCGCGCTCACCGACCTGAACCAACTGCTGTCGGACACCCGGCAGTTCCTCGACGACAACGGCGACGTACTGACCCACGACGTCGACAACCTGGCCCAGGCCACCACCGCGATTTTGCAGCCCGAACCCAAGAATGGTTTGGAGAACATCCTCCATGTGGTTCCGACCTACGGGTCCAATGTGCTGAACATGTACGAACCGACGCACAGCAATCTCTCCGGTCTGCCGGTGATCGCCAACTTCGCCAACCCCATGCAGTTCATCTGCAGCGCGATCCAGGCCGGCAGCCGCTTGGGGTACCAGGACTCGGCCGAGCTGTGCGCGCAGTATCTCGGGCCCATCCTCGACGCGATCAAATTCAACTTTCCCCCCTTCGGCCTGAACGCCATAAGCACCGCCAGCACGCTGCCCAAGCAGATCGCCTATTCCGAGGACCGGTTGCGACCGCCACCGGGATACAAGGACACCACCGTGCCGGGCATCTGGGCGCGTGACACCCTGTTCAGCCACGGCAACCACGAACCGGGATGGATCGTCGCGCCCGGCATGCAGGGCGTCGAGGTGCAGCCGTTCACCGCCAACATGCTCACCCCCGACTCGCTGGCCGAGTTGATGGGTGGCCCGGACATCGTGCCGCCGCCGGCACCGCCCGCGTTCGGGGTGCCGCCCGGCGGGAACCTGCCGGGCCCGCCGAACTCCTACGACGAGCACAACCCGCTGCCCCCGCCGTGGTACCCACAACCCGGGCCGCCACCTGCTGCGGCCCCCGGCGTGATACCCGGCGACCCGCTCACCGCAACCGCGCCCCCGGTGGCGGCCGCACCGATCCCCGCCGGACCGCTGCCAGCCGAGGCAGGAGCACGGTGA
- a CDS encoding MCE family protein: protein MKPGSVIAIARRTVCFIAVAAVLTSCGSWRGIGNVALPGGPGTGSERMTIYVETPNTLALNVNSRVRVADVYVGRVRSIELKNWVATLTLDLQPDVTLPQNTLAKIGQTTLLGTQHVQLDPPPQPSPQLLKTGDTIALRNSSAFPTTERVQASIATILTGGGIPNLEVIQTEINNVLTGRADQVREFLHQLDTFTDELNKQRDDITRAIESTDRLLAIVAQRNDTLDRVLTEFPPLIRHFADTRELFADAVEALGRLSVAADNALAPTGDDLHTNLVSLQRPLKQLGKASPYVIGALKLILTAPFSIENVPKIVRGDYLNVSATIDLTLSTVDNALLTGTGFSGSLRALEQAWGRDPATMIPDVRFTPNPHDAPNGPLVERGE from the coding sequence ATGAAACCGGGCAGCGTGATCGCAATCGCCCGCCGTACCGTCTGCTTCATCGCGGTGGCGGCGGTGCTCACCTCGTGCGGGAGCTGGCGCGGTATCGGCAATGTCGCGCTGCCGGGCGGGCCGGGCACCGGGTCAGAGCGGATGACCATCTACGTTGAGACGCCGAATACGTTGGCGCTCAACGTCAACAGCCGGGTACGGGTCGCCGACGTCTACGTCGGCCGGGTGCGGTCGATCGAGCTGAAGAACTGGGTGGCAACCCTGACCCTGGACCTGCAGCCCGACGTCACGCTGCCGCAGAACACGCTGGCCAAGATCGGGCAGACTACCCTGCTGGGCACCCAGCACGTGCAGCTGGATCCCCCACCGCAGCCCTCACCGCAACTGCTGAAAACCGGCGACACCATTGCGCTGCGTAACAGTTCGGCGTTCCCCACCACCGAACGGGTGCAGGCCAGCATCGCCACCATCTTGACCGGCGGCGGCATCCCGAACCTCGAGGTGATCCAGACCGAGATCAACAATGTGCTCACCGGCCGTGCCGACCAGGTCCGCGAGTTCCTCCACCAGTTGGACACCTTCACCGACGAACTCAACAAGCAGCGCGACGACATCACCCGCGCGATCGAGTCGACCGACCGGCTGCTGGCCATCGTCGCGCAGCGTAACGACACGCTGGACCGGGTGCTCACTGAATTCCCGCCGCTGATCCGGCATTTCGCCGACACCCGCGAACTGTTCGCCGACGCCGTCGAGGCGCTGGGCCGGCTCAGCGTTGCAGCCGACAACGCGCTGGCGCCGACCGGCGACGACCTGCACACGAACCTGGTGAGCCTGCAACGCCCGCTCAAGCAGCTGGGCAAGGCATCGCCGTACGTGATAGGCGCGCTCAAACTAATCCTGACCGCGCCGTTCTCCATCGAGAACGTCCCGAAGATCGTTCGCGGCGACTACCTCAACGTGTCGGCAACGATCGACCTGACGCTGTCCACGGTGGACAACGCACTTCTCACCGGGACCGGGTTTTCCGGGTCCTTACGCGCGCTCGAGCAGGCCTGGGGCCGCGACCCGGCCACCATGATCCCGGATGTGCGTTTCACCCCGAACCCCCACGACGCCCCGAACGGGCCGCTGGTCGAGAGGGGTGAGTGA
- a CDS encoding MCE family protein produces the protein MLTRFIKIQLVLFTILTIVAIVALGWYYLRVPTLLGIGQYTLYAELPRSGGLYDTANVTYRGIQIGKVTAVEPTDDGARAEMSIDSRYKVPIDAAANVHSVSAIGEQYLDLVSTGDSDQYYRDGQTIADSTVPTEVGPALDAANRALAVLPQGKIDSLLTETSTAVGGLGPALQRLVDSTTNVARGFKDNLPAVNDLIVNSTPILESQTNSGDAIERWSAGLNTLAGQSAAQNEALRSGLEQAAPTADQFNAVFSDVRESLPQTLANLTVVTDMLKRYNRNLEQTLVILPQGGAVAQSVVLPFDKYAKIDFNLGLNQPPACLTGFVPASEWRSPADTTTAPLPKGNYCKIPKDAQANVVRGARNYPCVDVPGKRAATVQECRSGEPYVPLGTDPWYGDPNQIVSCPAPGARCDRGVDPGRVIPAPSINNGRNPLPADQLPAPPSPVSDPLSRPGQGRVTCSGQQPNPCVYTPAPGMTATYSPASGEVVGPDGVRYSVTDSSDLRHDSWKQLLGFAD, from the coding sequence GTGCTCACCCGTTTCATCAAGATCCAGCTGGTGCTGTTCACCATTCTCACGATCGTCGCGATCGTGGCGCTGGGCTGGTACTACCTGCGGGTCCCCACACTGCTCGGCATCGGCCAGTACACCCTGTACGCCGAGCTGCCCCGGTCCGGCGGTCTGTACGACACCGCCAACGTCACCTACCGCGGCATACAGATCGGGAAGGTCACCGCGGTGGAACCCACCGATGACGGCGCGCGTGCCGAGATGAGTATTGACAGCCGCTACAAAGTCCCGATCGACGCGGCGGCGAACGTACATTCCGTCTCGGCGATCGGCGAGCAATACCTCGACCTGGTCTCGACCGGCGACTCCGACCAGTACTACCGCGACGGCCAAACCATCGCCGACAGCACAGTACCCACCGAGGTGGGGCCCGCGCTCGACGCCGCCAACAGAGCACTCGCCGTGCTGCCCCAGGGCAAGATCGACTCCCTGCTCACCGAGACGTCGACAGCCGTCGGCGGACTGGGTCCGGCGCTGCAGCGACTGGTCGACTCGACGACGAACGTGGCGCGGGGTTTCAAGGACAACCTGCCGGCGGTCAACGACCTCATCGTGAACTCGACCCCGATCCTCGAGAGTCAAACGAATTCGGGCGACGCCATCGAGCGTTGGTCGGCCGGCCTCAACACCCTGGCTGGGCAGTCAGCCGCTCAGAATGAGGCGTTGCGCAGCGGCCTCGAGCAAGCCGCCCCCACCGCTGATCAGTTCAACGCCGTCTTCAGCGATGTCCGGGAGTCACTGCCGCAGACCCTGGCGAACCTCACGGTGGTCACCGACATGCTCAAGCGCTACAACCGCAATCTCGAGCAGACGCTGGTCATCCTGCCCCAGGGCGGCGCGGTCGCACAATCGGTTGTGCTGCCGTTCGACAAATACGCCAAGATCGATTTCAACCTAGGCCTCAACCAGCCACCCGCATGCCTGACCGGGTTCGTGCCGGCATCAGAATGGCGCTCGCCTGCCGACACCACCACCGCACCGCTGCCGAAAGGCAATTACTGCAAGATCCCGAAGGACGCGCAGGCTAACGTCGTTCGCGGCGCACGCAACTACCCCTGCGTCGACGTGCCGGGCAAGCGGGCCGCGACGGTCCAGGAATGCCGAAGCGGTGAACCCTACGTTCCGCTGGGCACCGACCCATGGTACGGCGATCCCAACCAGATCGTGTCTTGCCCGGCACCGGGCGCCCGCTGTGACCGCGGGGTGGACCCCGGCCGGGTCATCCCCGCCCCGTCGATCAACAACGGCCGTAATCCGCTGCCCGCGGATCAGCTGCCCGCGCCGCCCTCACCGGTCAGCGACCCGCTCAGCCGGCCCGGCCAAGGTCGCGTCACATGCAGCGGACAACAGCCCAATCCGTGCGTGTACACACCGGCACCGGGTATGACGGCGACATACAGTCCCGCCAGCGGTGAGGTGGTCGGCCCCGACGGCGTCCGCTACTCGGTCACCGACTCAAGCGATCTGCGACACGACAGCTGGAAGCAGTTGCTGGGTTTCGCCGACTGA
- a CDS encoding MMPL/RND family transporter, whose amino-acid sequence MSAPTHDAPTDAFPPPKHNRRPFLPRMIRTLAVPIILGWIAIIAVLNVIVPQLEEVGRMRAVSMSPQDAPAMISMQRVGEVFEEGDSDSNVMVVLEGQEPLGDAAHAFYDQMIDKLEADTAHVQSVQDFWSDPMTASGSQSNDGKAAYVQVKLAGNQGESLANESVEAVQHIAASLEPPPGVQVFVTGPAALAADQHIAGDRSLRTIEMVTFTVIIVMLLMVYRSIVTMVLMLGTVVLSLAAARGVVSFLGYYEIIGLSTFATSLLVTLAIAAATDYAIFLIGRYQEARGLGEDKETAFYTMFHGTAHVVVGSGLTIAGATFCLSFTRLPYFQTLGVPLAIGMVVVVLTALTLGSAMITVASKFGLLEPKRAMRVRGWRKIGAATVRWPGPVLVATIALSLVGLLTLPGYRTNYNDRNYLPADLPANAGYAAADRHFSNARMNPELLMIESDHDLRNSADFLVIDKIAKAVFRVEGISRVQSITRPDGKPIAHTSIPFMISMQGTQQKLTEKYNQDMTDQMLEQAAEMQTTIDNMETMQGITVQMAETTHSMVTKMKHMTVDVEELRDYIANFDDFFRPIRNYFYWEPHCYNIPVCFAIRSVFDTLDGINVMTDDFKAIIPDMERLDTLMPQMVALMPKMIATMKTMKVMMLNMHSTQKGIQDQMSAMQADSSEMGEAFDASMNDDSFYLPPEVFDNADFQRGLEQFISPDGKSVRFIISHDGDPLTPEGIAKIDKIETAAKEAVKGTPLEGSTIYLGGSAAMFKDMNDGNTYDLLIAAIASLALIFIIMLLITRSVVASAVIVGTVVLSLGASFGLSVLIWQHIIGIELHWMVMAMSVIILLAVGADYNLLLVSRLKEEIHAGLRTGIIRAMGGSGSVVTSAGLVFAFTMMSMAVSELTVIAQVGTTIGLGLLFDTLVIRAFMTPSIAALLGKWFWWPQRVRNQPVPSPWPSPPPKAPEPVSSV is encoded by the coding sequence ATGAGCGCGCCCACTCACGACGCGCCGACCGACGCGTTCCCGCCGCCCAAGCACAACCGCCGACCGTTCCTCCCCCGGATGATCCGCACCCTCGCGGTGCCGATCATCCTGGGCTGGATCGCCATCATCGCGGTCCTCAACGTGATCGTCCCGCAGCTCGAAGAAGTCGGGCGGATGCGCGCGGTGTCGATGAGCCCGCAGGACGCGCCGGCGATGATCTCGATGCAGCGCGTCGGCGAGGTCTTCGAAGAAGGCGACTCCGACAGCAACGTGATGGTTGTGCTGGAGGGTCAAGAGCCACTCGGGGACGCCGCGCACGCGTTCTACGACCAGATGATCGACAAGCTCGAAGCCGACACCGCGCACGTCCAGTCGGTCCAGGACTTCTGGAGCGATCCGATGACCGCCTCCGGGTCGCAGAGCAACGACGGCAAGGCCGCCTACGTCCAGGTGAAGTTGGCCGGTAACCAGGGCGAGTCGCTGGCCAACGAGTCGGTGGAAGCCGTCCAGCACATCGCCGCCAGCCTCGAGCCGCCGCCGGGGGTTCAGGTGTTCGTCACCGGTCCGGCTGCCCTGGCCGCCGACCAGCACATCGCTGGCGACCGCAGCCTGCGGACGATCGAGATGGTCACCTTCACGGTGATCATCGTGATGCTGCTGATGGTCTACCGCTCGATCGTCACCATGGTGCTGATGCTCGGCACCGTTGTGCTGTCGCTGGCCGCGGCGCGCGGTGTGGTGTCGTTCCTCGGCTACTACGAGATCATCGGTCTCTCCACGTTCGCCACCAGCCTCCTGGTGACGCTGGCGATCGCGGCGGCGACCGACTACGCGATCTTCTTGATCGGCCGATACCAGGAAGCCCGAGGTCTCGGCGAGGACAAGGAGACCGCCTTCTACACGATGTTCCACGGCACCGCGCACGTCGTGGTCGGCTCGGGCCTGACCATCGCCGGCGCCACGTTCTGCCTCAGCTTCACCCGGCTGCCGTACTTCCAGACGCTCGGCGTTCCGCTGGCGATCGGCATGGTCGTCGTGGTGTTGACCGCACTGACACTGGGATCGGCGATGATCACCGTCGCCAGCAAGTTCGGCCTGCTCGAGCCCAAGCGGGCGATGCGGGTCCGCGGCTGGCGCAAGATCGGCGCCGCGACCGTGCGCTGGCCTGGGCCGGTCCTGGTCGCCACCATCGCGCTGTCGCTGGTCGGCCTACTGACGCTGCCCGGCTACCGGACGAACTACAACGACCGGAACTACCTGCCTGCGGACCTGCCCGCCAACGCGGGGTACGCGGCGGCGGACCGTCACTTCTCCAATGCCCGGATGAACCCCGAGCTACTGATGATCGAAAGCGATCACGATCTGCGGAACTCGGCGGACTTCCTCGTCATCGACAAGATCGCCAAGGCGGTGTTCCGAGTCGAGGGAATCTCACGGGTGCAGTCCATCACGCGGCCGGACGGCAAGCCGATCGCGCATACGTCGATCCCGTTCATGATCAGCATGCAGGGCACGCAGCAGAAGCTGACCGAGAAGTACAACCAGGACATGACGGACCAGATGCTGGAACAGGCCGCCGAAATGCAGACGACCATCGACAACATGGAGACGATGCAGGGCATCACCGTGCAGATGGCCGAGACCACGCACAGCATGGTCACGAAGATGAAGCACATGACCGTCGACGTCGAGGAATTGCGCGACTACATCGCGAATTTCGACGACTTCTTCCGGCCGATCCGCAACTACTTCTACTGGGAGCCGCACTGCTACAACATCCCGGTCTGCTTCGCGATCCGGTCGGTGTTCGACACCCTCGACGGCATCAACGTGATGACCGACGACTTCAAGGCGATCATCCCTGACATGGAACGCCTCGACACGCTGATGCCGCAGATGGTCGCGCTGATGCCGAAGATGATCGCGACGATGAAGACCATGAAAGTCATGATGCTGAACATGCACTCCACCCAGAAGGGCATTCAGGATCAGATGTCGGCGATGCAGGCGGATTCGAGCGAGATGGGTGAAGCGTTCGACGCGTCGATGAACGACGACTCGTTCTATCTGCCGCCCGAGGTGTTCGACAACGCGGACTTCCAACGCGGTTTGGAACAGTTCATTTCGCCGGACGGCAAGTCGGTGCGGTTCATCATCAGCCACGACGGTGATCCGCTGACGCCGGAGGGCATCGCCAAGATCGACAAGATCGAAACCGCCGCCAAGGAGGCGGTCAAGGGAACCCCGCTGGAAGGCTCGACGATCTACCTCGGCGGTAGCGCGGCGATGTTCAAGGACATGAACGACGGCAACACCTATGACCTGCTGATCGCCGCAATCGCCTCGCTCGCACTGATTTTCATCATCATGCTGTTGATCACCCGAAGCGTGGTCGCCTCGGCGGTGATCGTCGGCACGGTGGTGTTGTCGCTGGGCGCCTCGTTCGGTCTGTCGGTACTCATCTGGCAGCACATCATCGGCATCGAACTGCACTGGATGGTGATGGCGATGTCGGTCATCATCCTCCTGGCGGTCGGCGCGGACTACAACCTGCTACTGGTCTCCCGCCTCAAGGAGGAGATTCACGCGGGCCTGCGAACCGGCATCATCCGGGCCATGGGCGGCAGCGGTTCGGTGGTGACCTCGGCAGGTCTGGTGTTCGCCTTCACGATGATGTCGATGGCGGTTAGTGAGCTGACGGTCATCGCCCAGGTCGGCACCACCATCGGCCTGGGCCTGCTGTTCGACACCCTGGTTATCCGCGCCTTCATGACGCCGTCGATCGCGGCGCTGCTGGGCAAGTGGTTCTGGTGGCCGCAGCGGGTGCGCAACCAGCCGGTGCCGTCGCCGTGGCCTTCGCCACCGCCGAAGGCGCCCGAACCTGTCAGCAGCGTCTGA
- a CDS encoding MmpS family protein has protein sequence MTTLLSAAKKVWIPLVVLVVVLIAGTTVYRVRGFFGSEGITVTPRVFADDPEPFDPKVVRYEVTGSGSYVNINYLDLDAKPQRLDGASLPWELTLQTTEPSAAPNILAQGDGDSITCRIVVDDEVKDERTATGVNALTYCFVKSA, from the coding sequence ATGACAACATTGTTGAGTGCCGCCAAAAAGGTGTGGATACCACTGGTCGTGCTGGTCGTGGTACTGATCGCGGGGACCACCGTGTACCGCGTCCGGGGCTTCTTCGGCTCCGAAGGCATCACGGTCACCCCACGGGTGTTCGCCGACGATCCGGAACCGTTCGACCCTAAGGTGGTCCGGTACGAGGTGACAGGTAGCGGCAGCTACGTCAACATCAACTACCTGGATCTCGATGCCAAACCGCAACGGCTGGACGGCGCATCGCTCCCCTGGGAACTCACCCTGCAGACCACCGAGCCCTCGGCGGCCCCGAACATTCTGGCCCAAGGTGATGGTGATTCGATCACCTGCCGAATCGTCGTCGACGACGAGGTGAAAGACGAGAGGACCGCAACCGGCGTGAACGCCCTGACCTACTGCTTTGTGAAGTCCGCATGA
- a CDS encoding ZIP family metal transporter yields the protein MLTAAYFGIAASSALVLGALVGVRWSPPKRVTGVLLAFASGALISALTFELFEEAFAMAGGLHAGLGLLLGAAVFVIADTLLDKYVAGRSDPDGRGAAASGARRGVGLALLAAVTLDGVPENLALGASLVGGASMSLLAAIFFSNLPESLVGAVAMRSSGMSGRTVIGTWVACAALLAVAVVLGRATAGVLNEDVLALALAFAGGAVLASLADTLMPEAFEHGRPLNAFATAGGFFVSFMLAA from the coding sequence GTGTTGACTGCGGCCTATTTCGGCATAGCGGCGTCGAGCGCGTTGGTACTCGGCGCCCTTGTCGGGGTCCGGTGGAGCCCGCCGAAACGGGTGACCGGCGTCCTGCTCGCATTCGCCAGCGGCGCGCTGATCTCAGCGCTGACCTTCGAACTTTTCGAAGAGGCGTTCGCGATGGCCGGTGGCTTGCACGCCGGCCTCGGATTGCTCCTCGGGGCAGCAGTTTTCGTCATCGCCGACACCCTGCTCGACAAGTACGTGGCTGGCCGGTCGGATCCGGACGGACGTGGGGCGGCAGCCTCCGGCGCCAGGCGCGGGGTCGGTCTGGCGTTGCTGGCCGCCGTCACGCTCGACGGAGTGCCGGAGAACCTCGCGCTCGGGGCGTCCTTGGTTGGCGGTGCATCGATGTCGCTGCTCGCGGCGATCTTCTTCTCGAATCTCCCGGAGTCGCTCGTCGGTGCCGTCGCGATGCGGAGCTCCGGGATGTCCGGGCGCACGGTGATCGGTACCTGGGTCGCGTGTGCGGCGCTGCTGGCCGTCGCCGTGGTGCTCGGCCGGGCGACGGCCGGTGTGCTCAATGAGGACGTCCTCGCGTTGGCACTGGCCTTCGCCGGCGGCGCAGTGCTCGCTTCACTGGCCGACACCCTGATGCCCGAGGCGTTCGAGCACGGCCGCCCACTGAACGCGTTCGCCACGGCGGGCGGGTTCTTCGTGTCCTTCATGCTCGCTGCCTGA
- a CDS encoding heme-binding protein, which produces MKSRGNAARRGIAGVFTGCLLSGVAAATIAAPTASAAVDCSASGVANTVSSVTGSARQYLSDHPGTNQVVTAAMNQPRPQAEANIRGYFTANPQEYYELRGILTPIGDTQRQCNVTVLSPELASAYDQFMAG; this is translated from the coding sequence ATGAAATCCAGAGGTAATGCTGCTCGCCGGGGGATCGCCGGTGTGTTCACCGGTTGCCTGTTAAGCGGTGTCGCCGCGGCAACCATTGCGGCGCCGACGGCTTCGGCCGCGGTGGACTGTTCGGCCAGCGGCGTGGCGAACACGGTCAGCAGTGTGACCGGCTCGGCACGCCAGTACCTGTCCGACCATCCGGGCACCAATCAGGTGGTGACCGCGGCGATGAACCAGCCGCGCCCGCAGGCGGAGGCGAACATCCGCGGCTACTTCACCGCCAACCCGCAGGAGTACTACGAACTGCGCGGCATCCTGACCCCGATCGGCGACACGCAGCGTCAGTGCAACGTCACCGTCCTTTCGCCAGAACTCGCGTCGGCCTACGACCAGTTCATGGCCGGCTGA